The Kineococcus rhizosphaerae genome segment TCACGGTCGAGGATCGCGGTCCGGCGCGACGCCGCGCCGGACCGCGCGGGATCAGGAGGCGGTTCCCCAGCAGTTCTGCAGGCCCCAGGTGGTGTCCTTCGCCTCCAGGCCGCCCAGCGGCTTGTCCGTGATCAGCTGCACGCCCGTGTCGATGTACCCCGAGGCCGGGACGGTGGGCTTCGTGCCGTCCTTCGCGAACGCGACGGCCGCCTTCACGCCCTCGACCGCCATCTTGGAGGGGAACTGCATGACGGTCGCGGCGATCTTGCCGTCCTTGACGGCCGTCACGCCGGTGCAGCCGCCGTCGATGGAGCCGAGCACCGTGGTCGTGTCCTTGCCCGCGTTCTTCAGCGCGGTGTAGGCGCCGATCGCCGCGGGTTCGTTGATCGTGTAGACGGCGTTGATGGCGTCGTTCTTCTGCAGCAGGTTCTCCATCGCGGTCTGGCCCTTGGCCTGGTCACCGCTGGTGTCCTGCGTGCCGGCGATCTCGGGGCTGTCGTCGGTGAGCCCCATGCCCGTGAGGAAGCCGGCGTGGCGCTGGTCGCCGACGGAGACGCCGGGCTGCAGGTCGAGCATCGCCAGGACCGGGGCCGTGCTGCCAAGAGCCGCCTTGACGTAGGCGCCCTGCTCCTCGCCCGCCTTGGTGTTGTCGGTGGCCCACGTCGCGTCGACCCCCTGGTTGCCGTCGGTCTGGGTGTCGAGGGCGGCGACGAAGATCCCCTTGGCCTGAGCGGCCTTGAGGGTCGGCACGATGGCCTTGGAGTCGTTGGGGGTGATGAGGATGGCCTTGACCCCGGAGGCGATGAGGTTCTCCACCGCGGTGACCTGGCTGTCGTTGTCGCCGTCGGCGGTGCCGGCCTTGGCGATCAGCTCCG includes the following:
- a CDS encoding substrate-binding domain-containing protein, producing the protein MPLALAAVLLAVPTALAGCSATKTGDTAGSSDSGGTLKIGLVTKTDSNPYFVSMRDAATKEAKAEGAELIAKAGTADGDNDSQVTAVENLIASGVKAILITPNDSKAIVPTLKAAQAKGIFVAALDTQTDGNQGVDATWATDNTKAGEEQGAYVKAALGSTAPVLAMLDLQPGVSVGDQRHAGFLTGMGLTDDSPEIAGTQDTSGDQAKGQTAMENLLQKNDAINAVYTINEPAAIGAYTALKNAGKDTTTVLGSIDGGCTGVTAVKDGKIAATVMQFPSKMAVEGVKAAVAFAKDGTKPTVPASGYIDTGVQLITDKPLGGLEAKDTTWGLQNCWGTAS